The region ACCTGGCTACAGTCGATTCCATCGACAACGGTAAGCCGATTCGTGAGACGCGTGCGGCAGACCTTCCGCTTGTGGTCGACCACTTCCGCTATTTTGCCGGTGTGATCCGCGCAGAGGAAGGTGGCATTTCGGAGCACGATGCCAACACAGTGAGTATCGTGTTGCACGAGCCGATTGGGGTGGTAGGGCAGATCATTCCCTGGAACTTCCCGCTGCTGATGGCCGCCTGGAAAATTGCCCCGGCACTGGCTGCCGGTAACACGATTGTCTTAAAACCGGCGGAGCAGACCCCAACAAGTATCCTGGCCCTGATGGAGCTGATCGGTGACATTCTACCAGACGGTGTACTGAACGTGGTGAACGGTTTTGGAGCCGAAGTGGGTAAAGCACTGGGTACTTCCCCAAGAATCAGCAAGCTTGCGTTTACCGGCTCTACGGCAACAGGTAAACTGATCATGCAGTACGCCTCCGAAAACATCATTCCTTCTACCATGGAGTTGGGCGGTAAATCGCCGAACGTCTTCTTCCCTTCCGTGATGGATGCCGACGACGAATTCTTTGACAAAGCCCTGGAAGGAGCCGCCTTCTTTGCCCTGAACCAAGGGGAGGTCTGTAGTGCACCAACCCGAATCCTGGTGCACGAAAGTATAGCCGACGCCTTTACGGCCCGCGTGATCGAACGCGTGAAAGCCATTAAAGCCGGTAACCCGCTGGACGGCGAGACCATGATTGGGGCGCAGGTATCGAAACCACAGTACGACAAGATCCTGAACTACATCAA is a window of Pontibacter kalidii DNA encoding:
- a CDS encoding aldehyde dehydrogenase family protein translates to MSTTALESRIENGKAEKKLYKFPQLKDKELPRDNFIGGQFVPPVKGEYFDNISPINGKVFAQAARSTKEDVELALDAAHKAFQTWSKTSAKERSNTLLRVAQTIEDNLEYLATVDSIDNGKPIRETRAADLPLVVDHFRYFAGVIRAEEGGISEHDANTVSIVLHEPIGVVGQIIPWNFPLLMAAWKIAPALAAGNTIVLKPAEQTPTSILALMELIGDILPDGVLNVVNGFGAEVGKALGTSPRISKLAFTGSTATGKLIMQYASENIIPSTMELGGKSPNVFFPSVMDADDEFFDKALEGAAFFALNQGEVCSAPTRILVHESIADAFTARVIERVKAIKAGNPLDGETMIGAQVSKPQYDKILNYIKIGKEEGAEVLLGGEPQELEGDLADGYYIQPTILKGHNKMRVFQEEIFGPVVALTTFKTTEEAIEIANDTIYGLGAGVWTRDAHEMYQVPRAIQAGRVWVNQYHTYPAHAPFGGYKQSGYGRENHKMMLDHYRQTKNMLISYDKKKQGFF